One segment of Papaver somniferum cultivar HN1 unplaced genomic scaffold, ASM357369v1 unplaced-scaffold_137, whole genome shotgun sequence DNA contains the following:
- the LOC113334605 gene encoding TPD1 protein homolog 1-like → MSFFYLYAENYVASVASTTTASDRSVDERVSNRISEACSKDDIAVYQGPTTPLPNGIPTYTVQILNLCLSEGCSISNIHVSCGWFSSARLINPRLFRRQNYDDSLVNNGEAIGPGDSLSFQYANSFQYPLYVSSVTC, encoded by the exons ATGTCTTTCTTTTACTTATATGCAG AGAATTATGTTGCATCTGTAGCTTCTACTACTACTGCCAGTGACAGATCAGTGGATGAACGGGTTTCTAATCGAATCAGTGAAGCGTGTTCGAAAGATGATATTGCAGTATACCAAGGTCCAACAACTCCACTTCCAAATGGTATACCAACATACACAGTACAAATACTGAATCTATGTCTATCAGAAGGCTGTAGCATATCAAACATACATGTAAGTTGTGGATGGTTTAGTTCTGCTAGGTTGATCAATCCAAGACTGTTTCGTCGACAAAATTATGATGACAGTCTGGTTAACAATGGAGAAGCCATTGGACCTGGTGATAGCTTATCTTTCCAGTATGCTAATAGCTTTCAATATCCGCTTTATGTATCTTCTGTTAcatgttga
- the LOC113334836 gene encoding flap endonuclease 1: MGIKGLTKLLADNAPKCMKEQKFESYFGRKIAIDASMSIYQFLIVVGRTGTEMLTNESGEVTSHLQGLFNRTIRLLEAGLKPVYVFDGKPPDLKKQELAKRYSKREDATEDLAAAIETGDKDDIEKFSKRTVKVTKQHNDDCKKLLRLMGVPVVEAPSEAEAECAALCKNQKVYAVASEDMDSLTFGAPKFLRHLMDPASRKIPVMEFDVAKILEELNLTMDQFIDLCILSGCDYCESIRGIGGQTALKLIRQHGSIEGIIENINKERYQIPESWPYEEARRLFKEPLVTANDQQPELKWSPPDEEGLVAFLVTENGFNSDRVTKAVEKIKAAKNKSSQGRLESFFKPVASDSVPLKRKDVPAKATKEAAKKRNTGGGRKKK, translated from the exons ATGGGTATTAAG ggTTTAACAAAGTTACTAGCAGATAATGCACCAAAATGCATGAAAGAACAGAAATTTGAGAGTTATTTTGGTCGTAAAATCGCCATTGATGCCAGCATGAGCATCTATCAGTTCCTT ATTGTGGTCGGAAGAACTGGGACCGAGATGCTTACAAATGAATCTGGCGAAGTAACCAG TCACTTGCAAGGACTATTTAATCGTACTATTAGGCTGTTGGAGGCTGGGTTGAAACCAGT TTATGTATTTGATGGTAAACCGCCAGACTTGAAGAAACAAGAGTTGGCTAAACG GTATTCGAAAAGGGAAGATGCCACTGAGGATTTGGCAGCAGCAATAGAA ACTGGAGACAAAGATGATATTGAAAAGTTCAGTAAACGTACAGTCAAG GTAACAAAACAACACAATGATGATTGCAAAAAACTTCTAAGGCTCATGGGAGTTCCCGTGGTCGAG GCTCCTTCAGAAGCAGAGGCAGAATGTGCTGCACTTTGCAAAAATCAAAAA GTGTATGCTGTGGCTTCTGAAGACATGGATTCACTTACTTTTGGAGCACCCAAATTTCTTCGCCATTTAATGGATCCAGCCTCAAGAAAGATACCAGTTATGGAATTTGATGTTGCAAAG ATCTTGGAGGAGTTAAACCTCACAATGGATCAATTTATCGATTTATGCATTCTTTCTGGTTGCGATTATTGTGAGAGTATTCGAG GAATTGGAGGACAAACTGCATTGAAACTTATACGCCAACACGGTTCTATAGAGGGTATAATTGAAAACATAAACAAAGAAAG GTACCAAATACCCGAGTCTTGGCCGTACGAGGAAGCTCGACGTCTTTTTAAAGAACCACTGGTCACAGCCAATGATCAGCAACCTGAACTTAAGTGGAGTCCACCAGATGAGGAG GGACTCGTAGCCTTTCTGGTGACTGAAAATGGGTTCAACAGTGATCGAGTCACAAAG GCTGTAGAAAAAATCAAAGCAGCGAAGAACAAGTCATCTCAGGGGAG ATTGGAGTCATTTTTCAAGCCAGTGGCTAGCGACTCTGTTCCTCTTAAGCGGAAG GATGTTCCAGCTAAAGCTACAAAGGAGGCTGCCAAGAAAAGAAACACTGGTGgtgggaggaagaagaaataA